The following are encoded together in the Actinomycetota bacterium genome:
- a CDS encoding PadR family transcriptional regulator yields the protein MLELAILGLLKERSMHGYQLNQRLADTLGGFWKVSYGSLYPTLRRLEREGAVEPVFAKEEVGRRKNVYRITEKGEKLFYDLLQEAGQESWEDNRFRVRLAFFKYLKPDTRLRLLEKRRAYLEDRLSSIRASLTKTRERIDAYTESLMKHGADATEQDIAWLDGLIKSERRKVQAGGTAKEGGRRRPSSSFPTKERAT from the coding sequence GTGCTCGAACTCGCCATTCTCGGCCTGCTGAAGGAGCGGTCGATGCATGGATACCAGCTGAACCAGCGCCTCGCCGACACCCTGGGAGGGTTCTGGAAGGTGTCCTACGGCTCGCTGTACCCGACCCTGCGCCGCCTCGAGCGTGAAGGCGCCGTGGAGCCCGTGTTCGCCAAGGAGGAGGTCGGGCGGCGCAAGAACGTCTACCGCATCACCGAGAAGGGCGAGAAGCTCTTCTACGACCTGCTCCAGGAGGCCGGGCAGGAGTCCTGGGAGGACAACCGGTTCCGGGTCCGCCTGGCCTTCTTCAAGTACCTGAAGCCGGACACCCGGCTCCGCCTGCTGGAGAAACGGCGGGCCTACCTGGAGGACCGGCTGTCGTCGATCCGGGCATCGCTCACCAAGACTCGCGAGCGCATCGACGCCTACACGGAGTCGCTGATGAAGCACGGCGCCGACGCCACCGAGCAGGACATCGCGTGGCTGGACGGCCTCATCAAGAGCGAGCGCCGGAAGGTGCAGGCAGGCGGGACGGCGAAGGAGGGGGGCCGGCGCCGACCCAGCTCGAGTTTCCCCACGAAGGAGCGTGCAACGTGA
- a CDS encoding inositol-3-phosphate synthase: MKKIRLAIVGVGNCSAALVQGLEFYKDAPRGADVPGLMHVTVGDYHVSDVEVAAAFDVDAKKVGKDVSEAIISEPNNTIRFADVPPLGVEVLRGPTLDGLGKYYREIIEESDTSPVDVAAAMREAEVDVVVSYLPVGSEQATRYYAQAAIHAGAAFVNCIPVFIASDREWAKKFADAGLPIVGDDIKSQVGATIIHRVLAKLFEDRGVPVEHTSQLNFGGNMDFLNMLERERLVSKKKSKTQAVTSQIGRDIGKDNVHIGPSDHVPWLADRKWAHIRIEGREFGDVPVTVELKLEVWDSPNSAGIVIDAVRCARVALDRGVSGPLIGPSAYFMKSPPVQFSDDAAREMVEQFILGNGASKAADWSEFFDVQPA, translated from the coding sequence GTGAAGAAGATCCGTCTGGCCATCGTCGGGGTGGGCAACTGCTCCGCCGCCCTCGTCCAGGGCCTGGAGTTCTACAAGGACGCCCCGCGGGGCGCCGACGTCCCCGGGCTCATGCACGTGACCGTGGGCGACTACCACGTGTCCGACGTGGAGGTGGCCGCGGCCTTCGACGTGGACGCCAAGAAGGTGGGCAAGGACGTCTCCGAGGCCATCATCTCCGAGCCCAACAACACCATCCGGTTCGCGGACGTCCCGCCGCTCGGCGTCGAAGTCCTCCGCGGTCCGACCCTGGACGGGCTCGGGAAGTACTACCGGGAGATCATCGAGGAGTCGGACACGTCGCCGGTCGACGTGGCCGCGGCCATGCGGGAGGCCGAGGTCGACGTGGTGGTCAGCTACCTCCCCGTCGGCAGCGAGCAGGCCACGCGGTACTACGCGCAGGCCGCCATCCACGCGGGCGCGGCGTTCGTGAACTGCATCCCGGTGTTCATCGCCTCGGACCGTGAGTGGGCGAAGAAGTTCGCCGACGCGGGACTGCCCATCGTGGGCGACGACATCAAGAGCCAGGTCGGCGCCACCATCATCCACCGGGTCCTGGCGAAGCTGTTCGAGGACCGAGGGGTGCCCGTCGAGCACACCTCGCAGCTCAACTTCGGCGGCAACATGGACTTCCTCAACATGCTGGAGCGGGAGCGCCTGGTCTCGAAGAAGAAATCCAAGACGCAGGCCGTGACCTCGCAGATCGGCCGGGACATCGGCAAGGACAACGTCCACATCGGCCCGTCGGACCACGTGCCGTGGCTGGCCGACCGGAAGTGGGCCCACATCCGGATCGAGGGCCGCGAGTTCGGCGACGTTCCGGTGACGGTCGAGCTGAAGCTCGAGGTGTGGGACAGCCCGAACTCCGCCGGCATCGTGATCGACGCCGTGCGGTGCGCCCGGGTGGCCCTGGACCGCGGGGTGTCCGGCCCGCTCATCGGGCCCTCGGCCTACTTCATGAAGTCGCCGCCGGTGCAGTTCTCCGACGACGCGGCCCGAGAGATGGTCGAGCAGTTCATCCTCGGCAACGGCGCCTCCAAGGCCGCCGACTGGAGCGAGTTCTTCGACGTCCAGCCGGCGTAG
- a CDS encoding MFS transporter — protein sequence MKGSAARARETLRSSDFRRLFAARIASQLGDGLFQAVIVAAVVFSPEKQSTTVGFARATAVLVVPYSVLGPFAGVFIDRWRRRRILVVTPLLRAAAALLLLPGAGAAVPFYAGALIVLSANRFFLVTAGTVTPKLVVFEDLLVANSLNSVGGTLATIVGVAAGGLMTDAFGAPPTIALTVLLWGLASLIASTIRTNLSAARRPEAALRRELARVAGELRDGTRRLWNTPRALGPITSYTVDQFLQGLILVISFVVFRDRFREGVGSFSFLIGASAVGGFAGMATVGWLESRLRKPAMVAVAFLVSGIPLLALSGFITRISVVVASFFLGLGFAWKKIPIDTMVQQAIPDAFRGRVFAVYDVAQNMARVVAALIAIAVVRSSTVGLDIAVAGAIMVAYAPVLPRWVRRSTSLEVRSYAGARADEQPRSVVMAGVEEPVEVERAWREERAGARLLCFQLRLPDGSRIEVSRPEDGEQWRLDRELPA from the coding sequence ATGAAGGGGTCGGCGGCGCGGGCGCGGGAAACCCTGCGCTCGTCCGACTTCCGGCGGCTGTTCGCGGCCCGGATCGCCAGCCAGCTGGGGGACGGGCTGTTCCAGGCCGTCATCGTGGCCGCGGTGGTGTTCTCGCCGGAGAAGCAGAGCACTACCGTCGGGTTCGCCAGGGCCACCGCCGTCCTCGTCGTCCCCTACTCCGTGCTGGGACCGTTCGCCGGCGTGTTCATCGACCGGTGGCGGCGTCGCCGCATCCTGGTCGTGACGCCACTGCTGCGGGCCGCCGCCGCGCTGCTGCTGCTCCCCGGAGCCGGCGCCGCCGTCCCTTTCTACGCCGGCGCGCTCATCGTGCTCTCGGCGAACCGCTTCTTCCTGGTCACCGCGGGCACCGTCACCCCCAAGCTGGTGGTGTTCGAGGACCTGCTGGTGGCGAACTCGTTGAACAGCGTGGGCGGGACGCTGGCGACGATCGTGGGCGTCGCCGCGGGCGGCCTGATGACGGACGCGTTCGGCGCACCCCCCACCATCGCGCTCACGGTCTTGCTGTGGGGGCTGGCGTCCCTCATCGCGTCGACCATCCGAACGAACCTGTCCGCGGCGCGGCGCCCGGAGGCGGCCCTGCGCCGGGAGCTGGCCCGGGTGGCCGGGGAGCTTCGCGACGGGACCCGCCGCCTGTGGAACACTCCGCGGGCTCTCGGCCCCATCACCTCCTATACCGTGGACCAGTTCCTCCAGGGCCTGATCCTGGTGATCTCGTTCGTGGTGTTTCGGGACCGGTTCCGGGAGGGCGTCGGCTCGTTCTCGTTCCTGATCGGCGCGTCGGCGGTGGGCGGGTTCGCCGGCATGGCCACCGTCGGTTGGCTGGAGTCGCGCCTGCGGAAGCCGGCCATGGTGGCGGTGGCGTTCCTGGTCTCGGGCATCCCGCTGCTCGCGCTGTCGGGGTTCATCACCAGGATCTCGGTGGTGGTGGCGAGCTTCTTCCTGGGGCTGGGGTTCGCCTGGAAGAAGATCCCCATCGACACGATGGTCCAGCAGGCCATCCCCGACGCGTTCCGGGGACGGGTGTTCGCCGTCTACGACGTGGCGCAGAACATGGCCCGGGTGGTGGCGGCGCTCATCGCCATCGCCGTGGTACGGAGCTCAACCGTCGGGCTCGACATCGCGGTGGCCGGCGCGATCATGGTGGCGTACGCGCCCGTGCTGCCGCGGTGGGTCCGCCGAAGCACCTCGCTGGAGGTCCGCTCGTACGCTGGCGCTCGCGCCGACGAGCAGCCGCGCTCGGTGGTGATGGCGGGGGTCGAGGAACCCGTGGAGGTGGAGCGGGCCTGGCGCGAGGAGCGGGCGGGCGCGCGGCTGCTGTGCTTCCAGCTTCGGCTGCCGGACGGCTCCCGGATCGAGGTGTCCCGGCCCGAGGACGGCGAGCAGTGGCGCCTGGACCGCGAGCTTCCGGCCTGA